One Mugil cephalus isolate CIBA_MC_2020 chromosome 10, CIBA_Mcephalus_1.1, whole genome shotgun sequence genomic window carries:
- the LOC125015293 gene encoding gamma-crystallin M2-like — MSATDMNMMSRIVFYEDRNFQGRSYECSSDCADMSSYLSRCHSCRVERGCFMVYDRTNFMGNQYFMRRGEYADYMSMMGMSDCIRSCRMIPMYRGSYRMKIYERENFGGQMHELMDDCDNVMDRYRMSNCMSCHVMDGHWLMYEQPHYRGRMMYMRPGEYRSFMNMGMGSMRFMSMRRIMDSYY, encoded by the exons ATGTCTGCCACCGACATGAACATGATGAGCAGG ATTGTCTTCTACGAGGACAGGAACTTCCAGGGCCGTTCCTACGAGTGCAGCAGCGACTGTGCTGACATGTCGTCCTACCTGAGCAGGTGTCACTCCTGCAGGGTGGAGAGAGGCTGCTTCATGGTCTACGACCGCACCAACTTCATGGGCAACCAGTACTtcatgaggagaggagagtacGCCGACTACATGAGCATGATGGGAATGAGCGACTGCATCAGGTCCTGCCGCATGATCCCCATG TACCGCGGCTCCTACAGGATGAAGATCTATGAGAGGGAGAACTTTGGAGGACAGATGCACGAGCTGATGGACGACTGTGACAACGTCATGGACCGGTACCGCATGTCCAACTGCATGTCGTGTCACGTGATGGACGGACACTGGCTGATGTACGAGCAGCCCCACTACAGAGGCAGGATGATGTACATGAGGCCTGGAGAGTACAGGAGCTTCATGAACATGGGCATGGGCAGCATGAGGTTCATGAGCATGAGACGCATCATGGACTC CTACTATTAg
- the LOC125015292 gene encoding gamma-crystallin M2-like, with product MTSSSMNMMSRIVFYEDRNFQGRSYECSSDCADMSSYLSRCHSCRVERGCFMVYDRTNFMGNQYFMRRGEYADYMSMMGMSDCIRSCRMIPMYRGSYRMRIYERENFGGQMHELMDDCDNVMDRYRMSNCMSCHVMDGHWLMYEQPHYRGRMMYMRPGEYRSFMNMGMGSMRFMSMRRIMDSYY from the exons ATGACCTCCAGCAGCATGAACATGATGAGCAGG ATTGTCTTCTACGAGGACAGGAACTTCCAGGGCCGTTCCTACGAGTGCAGCAGCGACTGCGCTGACATGTCGTCCTACCTGAGCAGGTGTCACTCCTGCAGGGTGGAGAGAGGCTGCTTCATGGTCTACGACCGCACCAACTTCATGGGCAACCAGTACTtcatgaggagaggagagtacGCCGACTACATGAGCATGATGGGAATGAGCGACTGCATCAGGTCCTGCCGCATGATCCCCATG TACCGCGGCTCCTACAGGATGAGGATCTATGAGAGGGAGAACTTTGGAGGACAGATGCACGAGCTGATGGACGACTGTGACAACGTCATGGACCGGTACCGCATGTCCAACTGCATGTCGTGTCACGTGATGGACGGACACTGGCTGATGTACGAGCAGCCCCACTACAGAGGCAGGATGATGTACATGAGGCCTGGAGAGTACAGGAGCTTCATGAACATGGGCATGGGCAGCATGAGGTTCATGAGCATGAGACGCATCATGGACTCCTACTATTAg
- the nup160 gene encoding nuclear pore complex protein Nup160, whose product MAALERSFIEICGFERESVQRFREVTVNLGVSSLPGSVKFADSAGAFHYEESGKLLSVTSHRFIRWSTSGDSVQLVEQCLDTNLLNNAVKLRFIHCTVLPGGVSVHETLNNVFILISTNQSVHRLVLPHPTRMYRSELVTELHMQSIFTDVGKHSLQDPSHSTIIPSSAGQTGSPITSTAWLSFHGEAHFALASPAGGIMVVTLPPHDAQGSVSVLELKRSSMMTRLSGWMPSAIRGEQSPADLVLSLAVRELEEDTFIFALCQDHRLRMWSFKDQTCLLEADMLEYMPVSKGVKRLPGQAHRLRLAFSSTTGLCLCVYLAVPQKGQFTVLQLVGTDNNRYSLEHISSLFSTQETLVDFTLTSSDVWAVWVDESNAAVVKYINYEHNTGGQWNQVFVQPPPEEEVNVGVDMDPRETYLEVLFSPLRFTASAIVKALQIYRRGSERVSDLSWESLKKEVTVAVETELQSSVTEFEFSQEEYRQLQVEFWSRFYSCCLQYQEVQSTPVGLTVSHHTGMACLLRKGFMSFLLPCFAVDHLYLSYDQYLFSEDDTPITDDPDVGRDVLQLVQCLRLVSDAVSGEMAYEMEKALEYLQSPERAAELILESMLCNDNDDVIVDVQNKLQNVRNPTAAMMVLLRELDLETDSEVGGDGPTAAGDSLLVRMSVSQLLSSSCAASLLSQAVSHMTLTRALLLRDLLLLQKIYLRFGDNVFLGGGAQLLQLQQDLIPRTSHLLSSYHLLKHISQSLSSSVAMDTLDANLQHLTVLELSDTVSPVSSMSSARSGLGPQTVVELFYQTSARKLIVSQVLSQQTTSSQLVWSHVISSVVQLLAQLLWPSNPGFQFPECLMANCQYTQLQEYVRLVGPWCQVNIGSCRFILGQCYLASGEGQKALQCFQEAATEVEKEDFLMRLTGSEDEDNVSTPRLQYYNKVLRLLEDVGLPELIIQLSSLAITEAGSDSNSQAALWTRIFKHHLDLGHNNEAYAALTQNPDTSMQLDCLRQLVVVLCERSQLQDLVQFPYVNLHDEVVNIIESRARGLDLLTHNYYELLYAFHVCRHNYRKAGTVMFEFGMRLGREVRTLLGLQKQVNCFLAALNCLRLIRPEYAWIVQPSSGATYDRPGASPKRNSDGEFSSEPAKRQVDILELDDLEKEYILSRSRLTLARHHPPSAAIAGGASAVELVALLVQNGLFDSALTLCRSFGLNLSHVFEGLTFKCIKLQFGGEESQNEAWSWLAANQLSVVNTKESSAADEAWRLLASYLDRYPSSNGQHHRCIVHKLLSHGVPLPDWLVKSYKRLDAPSLLRLLLNFDLLEAAAELVLEYVDAVLGRGHQYFGIQRPLSSTSPPSWLPYTSIDQLLQALNETQTHSNLSTRVRDKLDEYHRVVEQVTRRRLAAHGAPY is encoded by the exons ATGGCGGCGTTGGAGCGGAGCTTCATAGAAATCTGTGGATTTGAGAGAGAATCTGTCCAGAGATTCCGAGAAGTGACCGTGAACCTCG GTGTGAGTTCTCTTCCTGGAAGTGTGAAGTTTGCTGACAGCGCCGGAGCGTTTCATTATGAGGAGAGCGGGAAGCTGCTGTCTGTGACCAGTCACCGATTCATCCGCTG GTCTACGTCAGGAGACTCGGTGCAGCTGGTGGAGCAGTGTCTGGACACCAACCTGCTCAACAACGCCGTCAAACTCAGGTTCATCCACTGCACGGTTCTGCCTGGAGGAGTCAGTGTCCACGAGACACTCAACAATgtcttcatcctcatctccaCCAATCAGAGCGTCCACAGGCTGGTGCTGCCTCACCCAACGCGCATGTACCGCAGC GAGCTGGTGACAGAGCTGCACATGCAGTCCATCTTCACTGATGTGGGCAAACACAGTCTGCAGGACCCGAGTCACAGCACCATCATCCCCAGCTCGGCGGGGCAGACAGGGAGTCCCATCACCTCCACGGCCTGGCTCAGCTTCCATGGAGAGGCTCACTTCGCTCTGGCTTCACCTGCTGGAGGCATCATGGTGGTGACTCTACCGCCTCACGACGCTCAGG GAAGTGTGTCGGTGCTGGAGCTGAAGAGGAGCTCCATGATGACCCGACTCTCCGGCTGGATGCCCTCAGCCATCCGGGGGGAGCAGAGTCCGGCTGACCTGGTGCTCAGTCTGGCCGTCCGCGAGCTGGAGGAAGACACCTTCATCTTCGCCCTCTGTCAGGATCACAGACTGCGCATGTGGTCGTTCAAG GATCAGACGTGTCTGCTGGAGGCCGACATGTTGGAGTACATGCCGGTGAGTAAAGGAGTGAAGCGTCTGCCGGGTCAGGCTCATCGTCTGAGGTTggccttctcctccaccaccggcctctgtctctgtgtttaccTCGCTGTCCCTCAGAAAGGACAGTTCACTGTCCTGCAGCTGGTCGGCACCGACAACAACCGCTACAGCCTCGAACACATCTCCTCCCTGTTCAGCACTCAG GAGACTCTGGTGGACTTCACTCTGACCTCCTCCGATGTCTGGGCCGTGTGGGTGGACGAATCCAACGCCGCCGTAGTGAAGTATATCAACTATGAGCA CAACACGGGGGGCCAGTGGAACCAGGTCTTTGTTCAGCCTccaccagaagaagaagtcaaCGTCGGGGTGGACATGGACCCCCGG GAGACGTATCTGGAggttctcttctctcctctacGCTTCACTGCTTCAGCCATCGTTAAAGCTCTACAG ATCTACCGGCGGGGTTCAGAGAGGGTCTCTGATTTGTCGTGGGAGTCTCTGAAGAAGGAGGTGACTGTTGCCGTGGAGACCGAG ctgcagagcAGTGTGACGGAGTTTGAGTTTTCTCAGGAGGAGTACCGTCAGCTTCAGGTGGAGTTCTGGTCCCGGTTCTACTCCTGTTGTCTGCAGTACCAGGAGGTACAGTCGACTCCTGTGGGACTGACCGTCAGCCACCACACCGGCATGGCCTGTCTGCTGAGAAAG gGCTTCATGTCGTTCCTCCTGCCGTGTTTTGCTGTGGACCACCTGTACCTGTCCTACGACCAGTACCTGTTCTCAGAGGACGACACGCCCATCACTGACG ACCCTGACGTGGGCCGGGACGTCCTGCAGCTGGTCCAGTGCCTGAGGTTGGTCAGCGATGCGGTTTCTGGGGAGATGGCGTACGAGATGGAGAAAGCGCTGGAGTACCTGCAGTCACCAGAGAGGGCGGCAGAGCTCATCCTGGAGAGCATGCTCTGTAACGACAA tgatGATGTCATCGTCGACGTCCAGAACAAGCTGCAGAACGTACGGAACCCCACGGCGGCCATGATGGTTCTGCTCAGGGAGCTGGACCTGGAGACGGACTCAGAGGTCGGAGGAGACGGGCCCACGGCTGCAG GGGACAGCCTGCTGGTGAGGATGAGCGTGTCCCAGCTGTTGAGCAGCAGCTGTGCAGCGTCTCTGCTGAGTCAGGCTGTTTCTCACATGACTCTGACCAGAGCTCTGCTGCTCagggacctgctgctgctgcagaagatCTACCTGCGCTTTGGGGACAAC GTGTTTCTGGGTGGGGGGGCCCAGttgctgcagctccagcaggACTTGATTCCCAGGACGTCCCACCTCCTGTCCTCCTATCATCTCCTCAAACACATCAGTCAGAGCCTGTCCTCCTCCGTTGCCATGGATACGCT AGACGCTAACTTGCAGCACCTCACAGTGTTGGAGCTGTCGGACACTGTGTCCCCtgtgtcctccatgtcctccgcCCGTTCAG GTCTGGGTCCTCAGACTGTGGTGGAGCTCTTCTACCAGACGTCTGCCAGGAAGTTGATTGTGTCTCAGGTTTTGTCTCAGCAGACGACGTCTTCTCAGCTCGTCTGGAGTCACGTGATCTCCAGCGTTGTCCAGCTGTTGGCTCAGCTGCT GTGGCCCAGTAACCCTGGATTCCAGTTCCCCGAGTGTCTCATGGCCAACTGTCAGTACACTCAGCTGCAG GAGTACGTGAGGCTGGTTGGTCCGTGGTGTCAGGTGAACATCGGCTCCTGTCGCTTCATCCTGGGACAGTGTTACCTGGCCAGTGGGGAGGGACAGAAG GCTCTGCAGTGTTTCCAGGAGGCAGCGAccgaggtggagaaggaggactTCCTGATGAGACTGACGGGCAGCGAGGACGAGGACAATGTGTCCACCCCCAGACTGCAGTACTACAACAAG GTGCTGCGTCTCCTGGAGGACGTGGGTCTACCTGAACTCATCATCCAGTTGTCCTCTTTAGCCATAACGGAGGCCGGGAGCGACAGCAACAGCcag GCTGCTCTGTGGACTCGAATATTCAAACATCATCTGGACCTGGGACACAACAACGAAGCCTACGCTGCCCTGACCCAGAACCCGGACACCAGCAT GCAGCTGGATTGTCTCCGTCAGCTGGTCGTGGTTCTGTGTGAACGGTCTCAGCTTCAGGATTTAGTCCAGTTCCCGTACGTGAACCTGCACGACGAG gtggtgAACATCATCGAGTCCAGAGCCAGAGGTTTAGATCTTCTCACCCACAACTACTACGAGCTGCTCTACGCCTTCCACGTCTGCAGACACAACTACAGGAAAG CTGGGACGGTGATGTTTGAGTTTGGGATGCGTCTGGGACGCGAGGTCCGGACTCTGCTCGGTCTCCAGAAACAAGTCAACTGTTTCCTGGCAGCTCTCAACTGTCTCCGGCTCATAAGGCCTGAATACGCCTGGATCGTCCAGCCGTCCTCTGGAGCCACG TACGATCGTCCTGGTGCGTCTCCAAAGAGAAACTCTGATGGAGAGTTTTCTTCTGAACCAG CCAAGCGTCAGGTGGACATCCTGGAGTTGGACGACCTGGAAAAGGAATACATTTTGTCCCGCAGCCGCCTCACCCTCGCCAGACACCACCCCCCGTCGGCCGCCATCGCAG GTGGAGCGTCCGCGGTGGAGCTGGTGGCGCTGCTGGTCCAGAACGGACTCTTTGACTCGGCTCTGACTCTGTGTCGGAGCTTCGGCCTGAACTTGAGTCACGTGTTCGAGGGTTTGACTTTTAA ATGCATCAAGCTTCAGTTTGGAGGGGAGGAGTCTCAGAATGAAGCCTGGAGCTGGTTGGCTGCCAATCAGCTGTCAGTTGTCAACACCAAAGAGTCCAG CGCTGCAGACGAGGCGTGGCGGCTGCTAGCGTCCTACCTGGACAGGTATCCGTCCAGTAACGGACAGCATCACCGCTGCATCGTCCACAAGCTGCTGTCACATGGTGTCCCTCTTCCTGATTGGCTGGTAAAATCCTACAAg CGTCTGGACGCCCCGTCTCTGCTGCGTCTCCTGCTCAACTTTGACCTCCTGGAAGCAGCTGCTGAGCTGGTGCTGGAGTACGTGGACGCTGTCCTGGGACGAGGACACCAGTACTTTGGAATACAG AGGCCTCTGTCCTCCACGTCTCCACCCTCATGGCTGCCGTACACGTCCATCGATCAGTTGTTACAAGCTCTGAACGAGACGCAGACTCACAGCAAC CTCTCAACCAGAGTGCGGGATAAACTGGACGAGTACCACCGGGTGGTGGAGCAGGTGACCCGACGCAGGCTGGCGGCTCACGGCGCCCCCTACTGA
- the LOC125014456 gene encoding fibroblast growth factor receptor substrate 2-like, giving the protein MGGCLSCPEKESIPDNHHSKFKVTNVDDDGNELGSGLMELTEAELVLHTHRRDDVRWPYLCLRRYGYDSNLFSFESGRRCQTGQGIFAFKCSRAEEIFNLLQEVMHSHSISVVEEAVMEPSGHQGGLTPAALGYSVPTVPNGTRIPSVGEAPSHPSTRHPSVASTRLPSVGEESTHPLLGADEAVHTYVNTTGLLEDQPSPLTVTTPLESPTSPQSQCPPTPPPPPRVRSEPVVQSGGADRPEAQVLLEPQGVRFVLGPTPVQRQLMEKRQQEQKEAQEEEIPETNGHAEAPAEAEPAPPHSNGSASSRRHRPPPLTPDLQNVNNSAQRRTALLDYENLPALPPVWEARKPSSEEEENLRTPSLNGYSHHPPPHGLLHHSYSHPLSAALESSHNYVNTENVTAPLSAHRPDTGRRRPDGPNIFNFDFRRPPLPGHPDPPKTLNYIEVEMDGGAGTKGASDGSNPHTPRTPTSPLPPTTPTRRTELYALIDIERTAAMSNLQKARPRDDGTSRKTRHNSTELPTKSTA; this is encoded by the exons ATGGGTGGCTGTTTAAGCTGTCCAGAGAAAGAGTCCATTCCAGATAATCATCACAGCAAATTCAAG GTGACCAATGTGGACGACGATGGGAACgagctgggttcaggtctgaTGGAACTGACCGAGGCCGAGCTGGTCCTCCACACCCATCGCCGTGACGACGTCAGGTGGCCGTACCTGTGCCTGCGTCGTTATGGTTACGACTCCAACCTGTTCTCTTTCGAGAGTGGCCGGCGTTGCCAGACGGGCCAAG GGATCTTTGCCTTCAAGTGTTCTCGTGCTGAGGAGATTTTCAACCTGCTGCAGGAGGTGATGCACAGTCACAGCATCAGTGTAGTGGAGGAGGCTGTGATGGAGCCCAGTGGCCACCAGGGGGGGCTCACTCCTGCAG ctctggGCTACTCGGTGCCCACGGTTCCCAATGGGACCAGGATTCCTTCTGTGGGGGAGGCGCCGTCTCACCCCTCCACCCGTCACCCGTCTGTAGCCAGCACCCGACTCCCCTCTGTGGGGGAGGAGTCCACCCACCCTCTACTGGGGGCCGATGAGGCG gttcaCACCTACGTCAACACTACCGGTCTCCTGGAGGACCAGCCCAGCCCCCTGACCGTCACCACCCCACTAGAGAGCCCCACATCTCCCCAGTCCCAGtgcccccccacaccccctcctccccccagaGTCCGCTCCGAGCCTGTGGTCCAGTCCGGGGGGGCGGACCGGCCCGAGGCCCAGGTCCTGCTGGAGCCTCAGGGGGTGCGCTTCGTTCTGGGTCCGACCCCCGTTCAGAGGCAGCTGATGGAGAAGaggcagcaggagcagaaggaggcgcaggaggaggagatccCAGAGACTAACGGCCACGCTGAGGCCCCTGCCGAGGCCGAGCCAGCCCCCCCACACTCCAATGGCTCCGCCTCCAGCCGCCGCCACCGCCCGCCCCCCCTCACCCCCGACCTGCAGAATGTCAACAACTCGGCCCAGCGGCGCACCGCCCTGCTGGACTACGAGAACCTGCCGGCGCTGCCCCCGgtctgggaggccaggaagccgagctcggaggaggaggagaacctgAGGACGCCGTCGCTCAACGGCTACAGCCACCACCCGCCCCCCCACGGCCTGCTGCACCACTCCTACTCGCACCCCCTGTCGGCCGCCCTCGAGTCCTCGCACAACTACGTGAACACGGAGAACGTGACGGCGCCGCTGAGCGCCCACCGCCCCGACACGGGCCGGCGCCGCCCCGACGGACCCAACATCTTCAACTTCGACTTCCGCCGGCCGCCTCTGCCCGGCCACCCCGACCCCCCCAAGACCCTCAACTACATCGAGGTGGAGATGGACGGTGGCGCCGGGACCAAAGGCGCTTCGGACGGCAGCAACCCCCACACACCCCGGACCCCCACCTCCCCGCTGCCCCCCACCACCCCGACCCGGCGCACAGAGCTCTACGCCCTCATCGACATCGAGCGCACTGCCGCCATGTCCAACCTGCAGAAGGCCCGGCCGCGGGACGACGGGACGTCCCGCAAGACGAGACACAACAGCACGGAGTTGCCCACTAAGAGCACGGCGTGA